Within Dysosmobacter sp. Marseille-Q4140, the genomic segment GAGTGAGCAGCGGGATCAGCGCGCCGCCCACAATGGCGTTGTTGGCGGATTCCGGAGCGGCAATGCCCTCCGGAGTTCCTTCACCAAAGGGGACCTCGTTCTTCTTCACCCAGCGCTTGGCCTCGTTATATCCCACCCAGGAGGCGATATCACCGCCTGTGCCGGGGATTGCTCCAATGATGGTGCCCAGAACGGAGCAGCCCAGGACCACCGGGGTGCAGCGCTTAATATCATGGCGGCTGGGCAGGATCTGCTTGAGCTTCACGTTTCTGCCCCGGGTCATTTCATCCAGGTCACCCTCAGAAGTGGTGAAGCACTGGGCCAGGGCATACAGGCCGATCAGCAGAGGGACAAAGGCGACGCCCGCCACCAGGTATGTAATATCAAAGGTATAACGGAACGTGGCGGACAGGGTATCAATTCCCACGGTGCCCAGAAGCAGGCCCAGAATCGCCCCCAAAACGCCTTTGATGACGGATTTGGAGGAGACGCCGGTGACAATGCTCAGGCCGAAAATTCCCAGGGCAAAGTACTCCGTGACGCCGAATTTAATGGATACGGAGGCCAGCAGCGGCGCAGTGAAAAGGAGGCAGAAAGAGCCAAACAGGCCGCCGAAGCAGGAAGCGCTGGTGGAAATGGAAATGGCCCGGTCCGGCTGTCCCTTCTGCGCCATGGGATATCCGTCCAAACAAGTGGCGGCCGCGTTGGCCGTGCCGGGCGTATTGATGAGGATGGCGGTAATCGATCCGCCATACACGGAACCGCAAAACACGCCCAACAGCATCAAAATTCCATACAGGCCATCCAGGGAGAAAGTAAACGGCATCAAAATGGTCATGGCCATAATGGAGGACAAGCCCGGCATTGCGCCGCAGAGGATGCCAAACAGCGCTCCCAGGAAAATGACGGCCAGCCCGTGCGGCGTGCAGACAATTTGCAAAGCAGGCAGGATATATTCCATACGTCAGTCTCCTTTCTCAGTTAAATACCAGGCCCGTGGGCAGAGGTACCATCAGCAGCAGCTTGAAAACTACATACACAAACACGCACGTACCCACCGAAAAGATGGCCATAACCGGTTTCTTACGTTCTCCCAACAGATACATGACCGTAGGTACCATCAGCAGCAGGCCGATGTAGATACCCACCACATAGGTGATGACGGCGAATATAATCAAAACACCGCTGAGCTTCATGACACGGTGAAAGCCTTCTGATTTGAATTGAATGGGAGCGGGTTTTTCCTTCTCCTTGGGCGTAAGGATTCCTTGCAAAATCAAAAGTACAGAGAAAATGCCCATAGCAATGGAAAGGCATTCAGGCCACCAAGCGGGTCCTAAAGGGTCAGTGGGAAGTTTTGCCACAAATGACGTGCCAATGGCGTAGGCGCCAATGGAAATAATTAAGAAAATAATTCCCGTAATGGTATTATATTTTTTCACTTGAAGCCTCCGTTTCTTGGAGAGGAGAAAGAGCGTCTGCCCTTTCTCCTCTCACATAAGAAATGCTGGATGCAGGGTATCAGCCGACTATCGCTTAGCCCGCGGCCTGATCGCCCAGGGCATACACATAGTATTCATACTGGGTCTTCCAGTAATCGATCATCTCGTCAATGGTATCCAGAGGCTGGGGAGTCATATAGAACCCTTCCACCGCGGCGGCATACTCATCGGATTTGCAGGCGGTGTTCAGCAGCTCATTCAAATAGGTCACAACCTCATCGGGAGTCCCGGCAGGAGCAGCAATGGTGATCCAAGAGTACACGGCCATTTCAGCGGCCTCGTCAAACACCTCGCCCAAAGCAGGCACTTCAGGCATCGTGGGAGACTTCTCGTTGGCGGTCACGCCGATGATCTTCAGCTCACCGGCCTCAACCTGGCCAGCGGCGGAAACGGCGGAGTTAATGGTCATATCCACCTGGCCGTTGACAACAGCCACCATGGCGTCGGCGGCAGAGTCAAAGGGAACCAGCTTCAGGGTGCAGTCAAAGTAATCCTGGAAGGTCAGGCAGGCAAGGCCGTTGCCGGTTCCGATTCCAGTAATGCCGATGCTCAGCGCCTCAGGGCCGGACTGCGCTACTTCCACCATATCCTCCAGGGACTGGATCTCAGAATCGCTGCGGACAATGATGGCATACGGCTCGTTCTGCGTGCGGCAGAGGGGAATGAAGGCCTCTTCGGCCACCATGTCGGTAACACCCAGCGCACGGTTCAGCGGGAGGTCGCAGGACATTGCAACCAGCGTATACCCGTCAGCCTTGGCGGTTGCCACCTGCTCGCAGCCAACCATACCGCCGCTGCCGGCGACGTTTTCCACGACGAAGTTCACTCCGCTGGGAAGGGACTTGCCCGCGATATCCAAGAGTGCGCGGGTGCTCAGGTCTGTCGTACCGCCTGCTCCATAGGGAACGACAACCGTGATATTTTCAGTCGGGGTCCACGCAGCAGTCTCTTCAGACGAATCCGTATCAGTGGAAGTGTCCGAAGATGTGGAGGAATCGCCGCAAGCGGACATGGTGAAGATCATAGCCAGAGCCAACATCAATGCGAAGAGCTTTCTTTTCATGATAAGGTTCCTTTCTCCTTTTTTATTTAAATAAACCAAAGCGGCTTATTTACGAAATGGACTGTATCTGCTTGTTAAAAGACGCCCCCGGCGTTCTTATTGCTCCAAAGGTCCAAAAAGCTGTTGAGGGTCATATCGGTAACAGGGTTCTTCATCATGCCCATCAGGACGCCGTACGGAAGTGTCACGGAAGTGGCGCCGCAGCGAAGCGCCTTGGCTGCATCGTACCCGTTCCGCACAGAAGCCGCCAGAATTTCCGTTGGAATATTGTGGGAATTATACGATTGGGCAATCTTGGAAATCGTTTTGGTTCCGTCCATACCCACCTCGTTGGCGCGGGCGATGAAGGGCGCAATGTACTTGGCGCCGGCCTTAGCGGCAACAATGGCCTGGGGCTCGGAATAAACCAGAGTAATGGCGCAGTTGATGCCGTCTTTGGACAAGGCGGCGCAAGCCTGAATGCCCGCGGGCGTCATCGGCAGCTTGACAATCATCTGGGGGCCCCAGGAGGAAATCTCCTTCGCTTCCCGGATCATCTCAGCGGGCTGCGTGGCCAGCACCTCCGCAAAAACAATGGCCCCGCCCGTCAGAGAGACGATATTTTGAACGCCTTCCTTGTAAGAGCCAGACTGCTTGGACAGCAGCGCCGGATTGGTCGTCACACCATCCATAATGCCCAGCTCAAAAGCCTGTTGAATCTCGTCCAGATTCGCGGTGTCCAAAAAGAATTTCATAGCAAATCACCTTTCCTTTTTTGGGTTTTTAAGAAAATCGTTGCAGACGGACATCTGCCAAAAGCAGAGATCATCCGCTGATGCAAACAGAGAATCCTGCCGCTTGCAGTGCCTGTTGGAGTTCTTGCGCGCAATCCTGGGCCTGTTCGCCCGGAATCGCAGCTCCTGGGTATGAGCGCCGGAGCAGTTCATACTTTTTCTCTCCAAAGGAATGGTAGGGAAGCAGCTCAATCTGTTGGGGCTGGCAGGCGCGGAAAAACGTAATAAATGCGGATATGCTCTCCTGATCCGTATTGAAGCCGGGAATCACGGGAATCCGGACTGTGACATCCGCCTGTGTCGCAATCAGGCGCGACACATTTTCCAAAATCATTTCACAGGGAACCCCAGTGAATTCCTGATGCCGGTCGCTGCGCGGATTTTTTACATCGCACAAAAAGTGATCGATGTACGGGGCACAAGCAGCAATGGCTTTCCAGGGCGCATAGCACGTGGTCTCAATGCAGGTATCCAACCCCGCCTGCTTGCATAGGGTGAGGCACTCATGCAAAAACTCCGGCTGCGCGAAGGGCTCTCCCCCGGAGAATGTGACGCCGCCGCAGGTGGATTGGAAAACCGTGCGGTCCTTGAGGACCTCTTCCACCAATTCTGCCGCAGAAAGGCTGCGGCCCTTTTGCACAATGGCGGTTTTGGGACAGACCGCTTCACACTTTCCGCAAAGGCAGCACAGATCCGGCTGGTAGGTTTCGCAGGAGGGCGGCTGATGCTGCGGGCAAACACTGACGCATGCGCCGCAGGCCATGCAGCGGTCCTTGCTGAACATCAGCTGCGGACCCGCCTGCTGGGATTCCGGGTTTGAGCACCAGATACAGTGCAGAGGGCATCCCTTCAGGAATACCGTTGTCCGAATACCCGGGCCGTCGTGAATACAGAAACGCTGGATATCAAAAATAACCCCCATAGATACCTCACATTATGCCAGATCCGCTTCGTAACGCTCGATAATCGAATTTTGGGCTTTGAGGGACAGTTCCACAAAAATGGCGCTGTATCCAGCAACCCGGACGACCAAGCTCCGATATTCATCGGGATTTTCCTGCGCGGCCAGCAAAACGCGGTTGTCTACAATATTGAACTGCCAGTGGAAAGACCCGGAGGCCACAAACGCCCGCAGCAGCTGTGCCATTTTCCGCCGCCCTTCCGGCGTCTTAAACAGGGTGCCGTTCATCCGCTGGTTGACAATGATGCCATTGGGGAACCGCTTTTGATGGATCTTGGCAAGCGTCGCCAGGACAGCCGTCGGTCCGCTGCGGTCCATTCCATACATGGGGGTGAGGCCGTCAGACAGCGGCAACCCCTCCAGCCGGCCATCCGGGGTAGCGCTGCAGACATTGCCAAGGCCCACCTGCGCGCTTACGGAGTACAGCGCTCCCCAGAACGCCCCGCCCCGGCCGTTGCGGTGTTTCTCCAATTCATCCGCAAATGCATCCGTGATCCCGACAGCCAGACGATCCACGCAGTCTTCGTCATTTCCGAATTTGGGGAAGCGGTTCATAATGAACTGCCGCAGATATTCCTGACCCGCGAAATTGCTGCGCAAAATCTCGGTCAGTGAATCCAACGTCATCTTCTTTTCATCGTAAACGAGCCGCTTGATGGCATACAAAGAATCCGCAACCGTGGCGGTTCCCACAGCCACAAGGCCGGTGGTGTTGTACACGGCGCCTCCGTTGGTACAATCCAAACCTCTGGCGACGCAGTCATCCAAGAAGAGGCTGACAAAGGGAAGCGGCAGAATCTCCCGGTGGATCTGGTCGCTTAGGAGGGACTCTTCAATCTGAAGCTGCTCCCCCACTTTGAGGCAATGCAGATAGCGCTGATAGAAATCCTCAAAGGTGGCGGGCTGTTCCTTATCCAGCTCCAGAAGAGAAATTCCGTATTTAATATCCGTTCCGTGATTCATGGCGATTTCCAGCAGCTTGGCAAGGTTGATATACCCGCCGTTGCACCTGGCCCAGTGCCGGTGCACACTGATTTCATCGCAGCCCACCGGTATGTAATCCCGCGCCTCCCGCAGCGGGATGCCGTGTTCCACCAAAGAGGGAATGATGCAGTTGTCATTCAAAACCTGCGGCATTCCGTTGCCGCTTCCGATGCTCTCAACCACTTTGGCCAGAAACTCTTCCGGTGTGTTTTCATGCAGCCGGACTGTAAAATTCGGCTGATTCAGACGAATATGGCGATTGGCCATCAGGCATACATAGGACAGGAGATTGGTGGCGTCATTGCCGTCGGCGTCTACGCCGCCTACCACCAAATTCTGTCCGGAGGCATAACCGGCATTTACCTCCGCGGCTCCCTTGCTGTCAACCCGCAGAATTTCGCAGAACTTCAGGAAAAACAGGTCCGTCAGCTCCTGTGCGTACTCCAGGGAGATGGTCCCCGCTTGGAGATCCTTTTCCAGGTAAGAATTGCAGTATTGATCAAATCTGCCCGGTGTAATGGAAAAACCATTGGATTCAATCTGGGGGATTACCTGCATCAGCCAAACGGTCTGGAGTGCCTCCTGGTAAGTGGCGGCAGGTTTCGCAGGGACATGATCCAGAACCTCTGCCATCGTCAGCAATTCCTGACGGCGCTCCGGATTCCTCTCCTGCAGGGCCTTCTCTCTGGACAAAGCGGCATATCTTCTGGCGATGGCCAGCATCCCCTGGCAGATCTCTTCCTCCGCCTGGTAAAAGGCCAGCTTGTCTTCATACATCGGGTCTTCCGGCTTCAGAGAACCCTTCGCAGCCGCGATTTGGGCCTGCATTCCTTCCACGCCGCACGTCAGAAGCTTGCGGTAATCCATAGCGACATGGGCAAATCCGCTCCACTCGTGGGGGTCTGAGAGCAGCCCCATGGCAAAACCCTGCCGGATGGCTTCGCTGCGCCGCTGCATCAGATAATCGTGCGGGCACTTCCCCTGCCAATAGGGCTCCAGCTCCAGGAGCGTCGCCTTTACCTCAGGGGAAACCTTCAAACGGTTATATTCCCGCGTTTCAAACAAATCGATTTCCTTCATGAACTCGATGTTCACTTCCGGAAACACTTCCGCAGACCGTGGCTGGGAGGCGGGATGTCCTACAATCACCTCTCCGTCCTGAATGAAGATGCTCATTTCCTCCAGGGTCTTCCGCAGGGCCTTGGCCCGTTTCAAAACGGTGGGTAAAGACTCATTTTCTTGATAGACCTTTGTATAAATGACCGCGCGCTCACAGCACATCTCCGGAGTTAAAGAGAGAAATTCATCCTTTAACTGTTTGACACGTTCCGTGGGGCTTTCAGGTAAGCAACCAATCATGTCAGCAATCCCTCTTTCCTATTGATTGGATTTCAAACACATATCTATAACATTTAGATGTTATAAATGAAAACAATCATAACGTTCGTTATAATATTGATATCATAGAACATAAAAAAGGTCAAGGAAAATATCCTTCTTGCGTTCTGCTTTCTCTGATAAATTTTTAAAAAATTTTTTGTAAAAAACGCCAAATATTATGCAAAAAGTAGTAACATTGAAAAAACTTCTTTAAAAACGCTTGACTTTTCATTTCTTAAATGATAACGTTTTATATAACATTTATAACACGTAATAGTTATAATGTTAATCACTGTGGTAAATGGAGGCTAAAACATGGCGACAGCAGTCATTATGCCAAGGCAAGGGCAGTCCGTAGAGAGCTGTCTGTTTGGCGAATGGAAAAAGGCAGTTGGTGATCCCGTCGAAATCGGGGACGTATTGTTCTCTTACGAGACGGACAAGGCCACCTTTGAGGAAGAAGCAAAAACAGCGGGCATTCTCCTGGCAACGCTGTGCGAACCCGGAGATGATATTCCCTGCTTGGATACCGTCGCGGTAATCGGCGAGCAGGGGGAAGATATCTCCGCATTTTTAAACAAAAAAGAAGCGGATTCTTCGCAAGCGCAAAATTCCCCTGCCCCCCCGCCGGCAACGCCTGCCTCCGCAGCCACGCCCGAACGCCAATCGGCCGCCTCTTCCATAACCGGTATTTCTCCCCGCGCGCGGGCAACCGCAGAGAGGATTCACGTAGATCCCGCCGCGGCCGTACCCACCGGGCCCCACGGAAGGATTTTGGAGCGCGATATCCTGATGGCGCCCCGCACTGGCTCCTGTGAGCCGGAGCCCGTCCAAACGGCCGCGGAAGTTCCTTCCGCAGGTTACCGCGATGAGCCCCTGCCCAACATCCGCAAGCTGATTGCCTCATCCATGCAGAAATCGCTTAGCACATCGGCTCAGCTGACGCATCACACATCTTTTGATGCCAGTGAGATCATTGCGTACCGCAAGAAGCTCAAGGGTGCGCAGGAAACGCTGGGCCTGCCGTCTATTACATACAATGATATGGTCCTTTTTGCGGTTTCCCGGGTTCTGAAAAATCATCCCGCGCTCAACGCCCACTTCCTGGGGGACAAAATCCGGTATTTCGACCACGTGCACCTGGGCATGGCGGTGGACACGCCCCGCGGCCTGATCGTGCCCACGATTTTTAATGCCGACTGCAAATCTCTCAGCGAAATCGCAAAAGAGAGCAAGGAGCTGGCCGCGGCAGCGCAGAGCGGCTCCATCAATCCCGACCTCCTCACAGGCGCCAGCTTCACGGTGTCCAATTTGGGGACCCTGGATATCGAGATGTTCACGCCGATCATCAACCCGCCGCAAACGGGGATTTTGGGCGTGGACTGCATCACAGACCGCGTCCGGGTTGTGGACGGCCAGATTACCGCGTATCCGGCCATGGGATTGTCTCTGACATATGACCACCGTGCTCTGGACGGCGCTCCTGCGTCTCGTTTCCTCAAGGAGCTGAAGACGGTCCTGGAGCAGTTCACAGAGCTGCTGGCAAAATAAAAGGGGAGGATAGACGTGTATTACGATCTAATCGTGCTGGGCGGCGGCCCAGGCGGATATTTGGCGGCGGAGAGAGCCGGGCAAGCCGGGTTAAAAACCCTTTGCATCGAGGATCAGCACATGGGCGGCACCTGCCTCAACGAGGGCTGCATTCCCACCAAGGCCATGCTGCACAGCGCAAAGTTATATGCCCACGCGGTGGGCAGCGCCTGTTACGGCGTCTCCGCCGAACACGTTCAGGTGGACCACAGCGCCGTCATTGAGCGCAAGGAGCGGGTGATCCAGACCCTGGTCAGCGGAGTGCGCTCCGCGATGAAAGCCTGCAAAGTGGAAGTGGTGTCCGGTCGCGGCGTAATTACAGGCGCCGTTCCGGAAGGGTACGAAGTTCAAGTCGATCAGAGCCGGTTCACCGCCAAGAACTTGATCATTGCCACAGGCTCTGTCAGCGTATCTCCCCCCATCGAAGGGCTGCAGGAGTCTTTGGCGTCCGGATTTGCCGTTACGAACCGGGAACTGCTCTCGACCAAGCAAGCGCCGAAGCGGCTGGTGGTGGTAGGCGGAGGCGTCATCGGCCTGGAGATGGCCTCCTACTACCAGATGACAGGCAGCGACGTCACGGTGGTGGAAATGCTGGATCATATTGCCGGTCCCTGCGACAAGGATCTGGTCCAGCTGCTGCAGAAGAACTACGTCCGGGACGGCATGAAATTCGAGCTGAATGCCCGCGTCAACGCCATCAAAGATGGAAAAGTCGTATGTCAGCGCGGGGAAGAGACCTTTGAATTGGAGACCGACTTGGTTTTGGTGGCTCTGGGACGGCGGCCAAACAGCTCCGGTATCGGGCTGGAAAATATCGGCGTCTTTGTGGAACACGGTGCCGTGCGGACGGACAACCAAATGCGCACCAATCTCCCGGGCGTCTATGCCGTGGGCGATGTAAACGGAAAATATATGCTTGCCCACACCGCCTATCGGGAAGCAGAAGTCGCCGTCCACACCATCTTGGGCGAAAAGGACACCATGAGTTACCGGGCCATCCCCAGCGTTCTCTACACAGTCCCCGAGCTCTCCAGCGTGGGTCTGACCGAAGAAGAAGCAAAGGCGCAGGGCCTGGATGTGGCGGTTGTCAAAATCCCCATGGCATACAGCGGCCGCTATGTGGCGGAGAACGAAAAGGGAGACGGCATTTTTAAGCTGGTAATTGACCGGAAACTGCGTACAATCGTAGGCGCGCAGGCTTTCGCCAATTATTCCTCCGAATTCATCGCAATCATCGGCGTGTTTATTGAGTTGGCTGTTCCAATAGACTTGGTGAAAAAGCAGGTTTTCCCGCATCCCACTGTAGCAGAGATCATCCGAGAAGCCGCTTGTCAGTTTAATTAAGTTTGAAGAAAGGGAAAGGAAAATACGGCCATGTCCAAGCAAATTCTGATTGATCCTCGCGTTCTGCGCGCTTCCGGGACAATTCATTTTGACGATATTCCAGTCAACCAGTACAAAAAAGAAGTAAAGGACGAAGTTGGGAATTTTACCAAGAGCCAGTTTATGAACATCTACCGGGACATGTGCTACATCCGGGAGTTCGAAACCATGCTCAACCTGATCAAGACCACCAGCGAGTATCAGGGTGTCGCCTATACGCACCCGGGCCCCGCGCACCTGGGAATCGGTCAGGAAGCCGCCTACGTCGGCCAGGCTTTCTGCCTCAATGAAGATGACTTCAGCTTCGGCTCTCACCGCAGCCACGGCGAAATTCTCGCCAGAGGACTCCACGCGGTAGAGACCATGGACGCGGGCAAACTGGACAAAATCATGACCACCTTCGCCGGCGGAAGAATCCGCAACGTGGTGGATGACGGAAAGAAGGACCTGCGCACTTTGGGCCGGGACTTCCTGCTCTACGGCATGATCTGTGAGACCTTCGGCCGTAAAAACGGCTTCAACAGCGGCCTGGGCGGCAGCATGCACGCCTTCTTCACCCCCTTCGGCATCTACCCCAACAACGCCATCGTGGGCGGCTCCGGCTCCATTGCCCCGGGCGCGGCCCTGTACAAGCTGAGCAACAAAAAGCCCGGCATCGTGGTCTGCAACATCGGCGACGCGGCCACGGCCTGCGGCCCCGTCTGGGAGGGCATGGTATTCAGCAGCATGGACCAGTACCGCACCCTGTGGGGCAAGGACGGCGGCGGCATGCCCATCATCTTCAACATCTGGAACAACAGCTACGGCATGGGCGGCCAGACCAACGGCGAAACCATGGGCTATCAAATGCCCGCCCGGATCGGCGCGGCGCTCAATCCCCTGCAGATGCACGCTGAGCGGGTGGACGGCTACAATCCCCTGGCCGTCATCGACGCGTACCGCCGCAAAAAGGAAGTCGCCAAGAAGGACGGCCCCGTCCTCCTGGAGGTGGTCACCTACCGCATCTCCGGCCACTCCCCCTCCGACTCCAGCAGCTACCGCACCAAAGAGGAAATCGCCCTCTGGGAGGCCGAGGACTCCATCAAGGAATACGGCCGGCAGCTGATCGACGCCGGTATCTGCGCGCAGAAAGACCTGGATGCCATTTGGGAGATGGTGCGGGCCGACATGCTGCGCAATATGAAACTGGGTATCGACGAGACCATCTCTCCCAGGCTGGATGTATTTGGAACGGAGCGCAACGCCATTGGCGATCTGATGTTCTCCAACCAGCACATCCGCAGCATGGACACCACCCGTCCCGCTGACGTCACCCTCCCCTATGAAGAGGGCCCCCGGGCCATTGCCTTTGCCAAAAAAGAGCGGAAGGGCCTGGACGCGGACGGCAAGCCCGTCTCCAAGAACAAGGTCTTTCAGATGCGCGACGCCATTGCCGAGCCCATGCTCAAGAAATTCTACGAGGACCCCACCATGGTCCTCTTCGGAGAGGATGTGCGGGACTGGGGCGGTTCCTATGCCGTGACCCGCGGCTTCACGGAGGCCATCCCCTACCACCGCTTCTTCAACACCGCCATCGCGGAAGCGGGCATTGTGGGCGCCGCTATCGGCTACGCCATGAGCGGCGGCCGGGCCGTTGCCGAGATCATGTACTGCGACTTCCTGGGGCGGGCCGGCGATGAGCTGTTCAATCAGCTCTCCAAATGGCAGAGCATGAGCGCGGGAGAACTGAAAATGCCCGTCATCGTGCGCATGAGCGTGGGGTCCAAATACGGCGCCCAGCACTCCCAGGACTGGTCCGCGCTGTGCGCCCACATCCCGGGGCTGAAGGTGGTGTTCCCGGCAACACCGTATGATGCCAAGGGCATGATGCAATCCGCCCTGAACGGCACCGACCCGGTCATCTTCCTGGAGAGCCAGCGGATTTACGACATTGGGGAGCAGTTCCATCCGGAGGGCGTGCCTGAGGAGGAGTACGAGATCCCCCTGGGCGAGCCGGACGTGAAGCGGGTCGGCTCTGATGTCACGATCCTCTCCATCGGCGCCACCCTCTACCGGGCCATGGACGCCGCCAAAATCCTCCAGGAGCAGTACGGGGTCTCCGCCGAGGTCATCGACGCCCGCTCCCTGGTTCCCTTTGACTATGATCCCGTCATCGCCTCCATCCATAAGACCGGCCGAATCGTAATTACGGGAGACGCCTGCGAGCGGAATTCCTTCATGCGGAACTTGGCCTCCAACATCGCGGAACTGGCCTTTGATGATCTGGACGCGCCGCCCGTGGTGGTCGGCTCCAAAAACTGGATTACGCCGGCCCACGAACTGGAAAAGGCGTTCTTCCCCCAGCCCGAGTGGATTGTCGATGCGATCCACCAGCGGATTCTGCCGCTGCCCGGCCATGTCTGCACCCGCAACTTCACGGAACTGGAGCAGATCCGGGAGAACCGTCTGGGCATCTAACCGCCCAGCGGCCGGTCTCGTCCGCGGGAAGGAAGCCTTGCGGCAAGCGGAGGGCGGATCGCTTTCCGCGCTCTGAGCCGCATCCGTCAAGGTATGCAGTCTTTCACAGGCAATGCAGCCCTTGGAGAGGGGCTATAAAAACTACTACTCTCACTCAAAGGAGCGCACTATGGAACTGTACTTAAATGAAGAACGGGCAGACGTCATTGCAAAATACCTGGATCTCTACCCCATCGACGGAATCACCACCAATCCCAAAATGATCGGAAGCCTGGGAAAAGTTCCCTACGAGGAAACCCTGCGGAACCTGCGGAAGGTCGTGGGCGGCAAGAAGCTGTTCACGCAGGTCACCGCCGAGACGTATGAGGACATTCTGCTTGAGGCGGAATACATCTGCTCCATCGCAGGCCGGAACACCTACATCAAGGTCCCCGCAAACGAAGTGGGCATCAAAGCGCTGAAAACCCTGCATGAACAGGGCTACCACACTTTGGGAACGCTTTGCTTCACCACCATTCAGGCGATGATGGCGCTGCAGGCCGGTGCGGATTACGTGGCGGTTTTGTACAATTATATGGTAAACGCGGGCTATGACGCCTCAAAGACGCTGAAGGACATTGCCGCCTATATTCGCGAGAGCGGCTGCCACGGGAAACTCATGGGCGTCGGTGTCCGCAGCCACCAGCAGTTCAGCGACTGCGCCGGCTGCGGCTGCCAGGCAATCAATCTCAATGCCGATAACATCACTGAGTGGATGCAGAACGAGCCGTCCGTGACCACCACCAGAGACTTCCTCAATGGTTGGGAGGCCACCTGGGGTCCCGGAGCAAAGATAAAGGACTTTATCAGCAAACCGTAATCATCGCCCAAAGAGCAAAGCCCCCGGTCCACGCCGGAGGCTTTGCTCACCATTGCAAGAAAAACAACTGCTAAAATTTACAAAATTGTGAAAATTTCATTTGACGGTTGAGCGGCTTTTGTGTTAACATTTTTGTTATGTTCAGGAG encodes:
- a CDS encoding tripartite tricarboxylate transporter substrate binding protein, translating into MENVAGSGGMVGCEQVATAKADGYTLVAMSCDLPLNRALGVTDMVAEEAFIPLCRTQNEPYAIIVRSDSEIQSLEDMVEVAQSGPEALSIGITGIGTGNGLACLTFQDYFDCTLKLVPFDSAADAMVAVVNGQVDMTINSAVSAAGQVEAGELKIIGVTANEKSPTMPEVPALGEVFDEAAEMAVYSWITIAAPAGTPDEVVTYLNELLNTACKSDEYAAAVEGFYMTPQPLDTIDEMIDYWKTQYEYYVYALGDQAAG
- a CDS encoding glycyl-radical enzyme activating protein; translation: MGVIFDIQRFCIHDGPGIRTTVFLKGCPLHCIWCSNPESQQAGPQLMFSKDRCMACGACVSVCPQHQPPSCETYQPDLCCLCGKCEAVCPKTAIVQKGRSLSAAELVEEVLKDRTVFQSTCGGVTFSGGEPFAQPEFLHECLTLCKQAGLDTCIETTCYAPWKAIAACAPYIDHFLCDVKNPRSDRHQEFTGVPCEMILENVSRLIATQADVTVRIPVIPGFNTDQESISAFITFFRACQPQQIELLPYHSFGEKKYELLRRSYPGAAIPGEQAQDCAQELQQALQAAGFSVCISG
- a CDS encoding fructose-6-phosphate aldolase (similar to novel fructose-6-phosphate aldolase from Escherichia coli; enzyme from Methanocaldococcus janaschii shows transaldolase activity), translating into MKFFLDTANLDEIQQAFELGIMDGVTTNPALLSKQSGSYKEGVQNIVSLTGGAIVFAEVLATQPAEMIREAKEISSWGPQMIVKLPMTPAGIQACAALSKDGINCAITLVYSEPQAIVAAKAGAKYIAPFIARANEVGMDGTKTISKIAQSYNSHNIPTEILAASVRNGYDAAKALRCGATSVTLPYGVLMGMMKNPVTDMTLNSFLDLWSNKNAGGVF
- a CDS encoding tripartite tricarboxylate transporter permease; the protein is MEYILPALQIVCTPHGLAVIFLGALFGILCGAMPGLSSIMAMTILMPFTFSLDGLYGILMLLGVFCGSVYGGSITAILINTPGTANAAATCLDGYPMAQKGQPDRAISISTSASCFGGLFGSFCLLFTAPLLASVSIKFGVTEYFALGIFGLSIVTGVSSKSVIKGVLGAILGLLLGTVGIDTLSATFRYTFDITYLVAGVAFVPLLIGLYALAQCFTTSEGDLDEMTRGRNVKLKQILPSRHDIKRCTPVVLGCSVLGTIIGAIPGTGGDIASWVGYNEAKRWVKKNEVPFGEGTPEGIAAPESANNAIVGGALIPLLTLGIPGDAGTALLLGALMLQGITPGPLLFTNQGEKVYTIIVGLFMANIAFAILGFCGIRIFAKIGNLPQKWLTPLIFTFCTVGTFALNNNFGDVIFMLIAGILGYFLLKLDFSMPPIILGLLLGETVESNLRRAMTLSGGDLGYFLTRPIAMVLLVISAISLFYPIIVPAISRHNAKRAAQKQNAQADR
- a CDS encoding formate C-acetyltransferase/glycerol dehydratase family glycyl radical enzyme, which codes for MIGCLPESPTERVKQLKDEFLSLTPEMCCERAVIYTKVYQENESLPTVLKRAKALRKTLEEMSIFIQDGEVIVGHPASQPRSAEVFPEVNIEFMKEIDLFETREYNRLKVSPEVKATLLELEPYWQGKCPHDYLMQRRSEAIRQGFAMGLLSDPHEWSGFAHVAMDYRKLLTCGVEGMQAQIAAAKGSLKPEDPMYEDKLAFYQAEEEICQGMLAIARRYAALSREKALQERNPERRQELLTMAEVLDHVPAKPAATYQEALQTVWLMQVIPQIESNGFSITPGRFDQYCNSYLEKDLQAGTISLEYAQELTDLFFLKFCEILRVDSKGAAEVNAGYASGQNLVVGGVDADGNDATNLLSYVCLMANRHIRLNQPNFTVRLHENTPEEFLAKVVESIGSGNGMPQVLNDNCIIPSLVEHGIPLREARDYIPVGCDEISVHRHWARCNGGYINLAKLLEIAMNHGTDIKYGISLLELDKEQPATFEDFYQRYLHCLKVGEQLQIEESLLSDQIHREILPLPFVSLFLDDCVARGLDCTNGGAVYNTTGLVAVGTATVADSLYAIKRLVYDEKKMTLDSLTEILRSNFAGQEYLRQFIMNRFPKFGNDEDCVDRLAVGITDAFADELEKHRNGRGGAFWGALYSVSAQVGLGNVCSATPDGRLEGLPLSDGLTPMYGMDRSGPTAVLATLAKIHQKRFPNGIIVNQRMNGTLFKTPEGRRKMAQLLRAFVASGSFHWQFNIVDNRVLLAAQENPDEYRSLVVRVAGYSAIFVELSLKAQNSIIERYEADLA
- a CDS encoding tripartite tricarboxylate transporter TctB family protein, whose protein sequence is MKKYNTITGIIFLIISIGAYAIGTSFVAKLPTDPLGPAWWPECLSIAMGIFSVLLILQGILTPKEKEKPAPIQFKSEGFHRVMKLSGVLIIFAVITYVVGIYIGLLLMVPTVMYLLGERKKPVMAIFSVGTCVFVYVVFKLLLMVPLPTGLVFN